A genomic window from Haladaptatus caseinilyticus includes:
- the lpdA gene encoding dihydrolipoyl dehydrogenase, translated as MVVGDISTGTDVLVIGAGPGGYVGAIRAGQLGLDVTLVEKDAYGGTCLNYGCIPSKAMITASDLAYDANNAEEMGIYTKLDVNYGEMVEWKDGVVSQLTGGVEKLCKANGVSLMEGRAEFADDKSVRVVHGGEGQGSETVEFEHAIVSTGSRPIEIPGFEFDGEHILSSRQALALDDVPESIVIVGAGYIGMELAGVFAKLGSDVTVVEMLDSVLPGYEDDLARPVKKKADELGIDFHFGQAAKEWEGSGRGITVVTEDEDGDVSEFGAEKALVAVGRQPVSDTLELENAGIETDEKGFIQTDDRARTEQEHIFAIGDVAGEPMLAHKASKEGQVAAEVIAGEPSALDYQAMPAAVFTDPEIGTVGLTEEEAESQGFEPVVGKFPFQASGRALTTGHAEGFVRIVADEPSGFALGAQIVGPEASELIAELGLAIEMGATLEDLAATIHTHPTLSEAVMECAENALGHAIHTLNR; from the coding sequence ATGGTCGTCGGAGACATCTCGACAGGAACGGACGTGCTGGTTATCGGCGCAGGACCGGGTGGCTACGTCGGCGCTATCCGCGCTGGCCAGTTGGGACTCGACGTAACGCTCGTGGAAAAGGACGCCTACGGAGGAACCTGCCTGAACTACGGGTGCATCCCGTCGAAGGCGATGATTACGGCGTCCGACTTGGCGTACGATGCGAACAACGCCGAGGAGATGGGTATCTACACGAAACTTGACGTGAACTACGGCGAGATGGTCGAGTGGAAGGACGGTGTCGTCTCCCAGTTGACGGGCGGCGTCGAAAAACTCTGCAAGGCCAACGGCGTTTCACTGATGGAAGGTCGCGCCGAGTTCGCGGACGACAAATCGGTTCGCGTCGTCCACGGCGGCGAAGGACAAGGTTCGGAAACCGTCGAGTTCGAACACGCCATCGTCTCGACCGGAAGCCGGCCGATCGAGATTCCCGGCTTCGAGTTCGACGGAGAGCATATCCTCAGTTCACGACAGGCACTCGCGTTGGACGACGTTCCCGAGAGCATCGTCATCGTCGGCGCAGGCTACATCGGCATGGAACTGGCCGGTGTCTTCGCCAAGCTCGGCTCCGACGTGACGGTCGTCGAAATGCTCGATTCGGTGCTCCCGGGCTACGAGGATGACCTCGCACGACCGGTGAAAAAGAAGGCCGACGAGTTAGGAATCGACTTCCATTTCGGGCAAGCCGCGAAAGAATGGGAAGGGTCGGGAAGGGGCATCACCGTCGTGACCGAGGACGAGGACGGCGACGTTTCGGAGTTCGGTGCCGAAAAGGCACTCGTGGCGGTCGGTCGGCAACCCGTCTCCGACACGCTCGAACTCGAAAACGCCGGTATCGAAACCGACGAAAAGGGATTCATCCAGACGGACGACCGTGCCCGAACCGAACAGGAACACATCTTCGCCATCGGCGACGTGGCTGGCGAACCGATGCTCGCACATAAAGCGAGCAAGGAAGGACAGGTCGCCGCGGAAGTCATCGCGGGCGAACCCTCGGCCCTCGATTATCAGGCCATGCCCGCCGCGGTGTTCACCGACCCCGAAATCGGTACGGTAGGACTGACCGAAGAGGAGGCCGAATCACAGGGCTTCGAACCAGTCGTTGGCAAGTTCCCGTTCCAAGCCAGCGGTCGCGCACTGACCACGGGTCACGCCGAAGGGTTCGTCCGAATCGTGGCCGACGAACCGAGCGGGTTCGCCCTCGGCGCGCAGATCGTCGGACCGGAAGCCTCCGAACTCATCGCTGAGTTGGGACTGGCCATCGAGATGGGCGCGACGTTGGAAGACCTCGCCGCAACGATCCACACCCATCCGACGCTCTCGGAGGCAGTGATGGAGTGTGCCGAGAACGCGCTTGGACACGCGATTCACACGTTGAATCGATAA
- a CDS encoding DUF7569 family protein — MSDQDEPELCDDCQEPLTDALARTVRLTVDRSQIDSQRLCPECFADWIDRYENEIQPSHETGNEGSEIIVD; from the coding sequence ATGAGCGACCAAGACGAACCGGAACTGTGTGACGATTGCCAAGAACCACTGACGGATGCACTCGCACGAACAGTTCGTTTGACGGTTGACCGTTCGCAAATCGACAGTCAGCGACTCTGTCCGGAATGTTTTGCCGATTGGATAGACCGCTACGAAAACGAGATACAGCCATCCCACGAAACCGGGAACGAAGGTTCCGAAATCATCGTCGACTGA
- a CDS encoding alpha-ketoacid dehydrogenase subunit beta, translating into MSQATSESENLTLVQSVRDGLYTEMKQDDDVIVMGEDVGKNGGVFRATEGLYEEFGDDRVIDTPLAESGIVGTAIGMAAYGLKPVPEMQFSGFMYPAFDQIVSHAARIRTRSRGRFTCPMVVRAPYGGGIRAPEHHSESMEAFYTHQPGLKVVMPSTPYDTKGLLTAAIRDPDPVIFLEPKLIYRAFRGEVPTESYEVPLGEAAVRREGADISVFTWGAMTRPTMEAAEELDGEIDVEVVDLRTVSPLDEDTIIESFKKTGRAAVVHEAPKTGGLAGEIAATIQEEALLYQEAPVERITGFDTPFPLYSLEDYYLPEPARIKEGIRDAVNF; encoded by the coding sequence ATGAGTCAGGCAACTAGTGAATCGGAAAACCTTACGCTCGTTCAGTCGGTCCGCGACGGACTGTACACTGAAATGAAACAAGACGACGACGTCATCGTCATGGGCGAGGACGTCGGCAAAAACGGTGGCGTATTCCGCGCAACCGAAGGCCTTTACGAGGAATTCGGCGACGACCGCGTCATCGATACGCCGTTAGCAGAATCCGGTATCGTCGGAACGGCGATCGGGATGGCTGCCTACGGTCTGAAACCCGTTCCGGAGATGCAGTTCTCCGGGTTCATGTACCCAGCATTCGATCAAATCGTCTCGCATGCCGCCCGCATTCGCACACGTTCGCGCGGACGGTTTACGTGTCCGATGGTCGTCCGTGCGCCATACGGTGGCGGAATTCGCGCACCGGAACACCACTCCGAGTCGATGGAAGCGTTCTACACCCATCAGCCCGGTCTCAAGGTCGTCATGCCGAGCACGCCCTACGATACGAAAGGCCTGCTCACGGCCGCAATCCGTGACCCCGACCCGGTAATTTTCCTCGAGCCGAAACTCATCTACCGCGCGTTCCGCGGCGAAGTGCCGACGGAATCCTACGAGGTGCCGCTCGGTGAGGCCGCAGTCCGCCGCGAAGGTGCCGACATCTCGGTGTTCACGTGGGGTGCGATGACCCGTCCGACGATGGAAGCCGCGGAGGAACTCGACGGCGAAATCGACGTGGAAGTCGTGGACCTTCGAACGGTGTCGCCGCTCGACGAAGACACCATTATCGAATCGTTCAAAAAGACCGGACGCGCGGCAGTCGTCCACGAAGCCCCGAAGACGGGCGGTCTTGCCGGAGAAATCGCGGCGACGATCCAGGAGGAGGCGCTCCTGTATCAGGAAGCCCCGGTCGAGCGAATCACCGGCTTCGATACGCCGTTCCCACTGTACAGCCTCGAAGATTACTACCTCCCCGAACCCGCCCGAATCAAGGAAGGCATTCGCGACGCGGTGAACTTCTAA
- a CDS encoding S26 family signal peptidase: protein MSPPDESSSDGVRDTGPEGSGLVSWLRWFRHTDNGTVVFVREMLESAAVVLLIGLVLFAISGVWPPMVAVESGSMEPQMERGDLIFIMDQSRFVPDAAQEGTGVVTYQQGAKTGYSSFNQPGDVIIYRPDGSTYETPIIHRARFWVDKGENWYGKANPEYLGGADNCDELPNCPAEHAGFITKGDNNNAYDQVVRISEPVRPNWIRGTAEVKIPWLGHVRLFFSSTAPADMHVQYQPSQPGTNGTRYAPPA from the coding sequence ATGAGTCCCCCAGACGAGTCGTCATCAGACGGCGTACGGGACACCGGCCCCGAGGGATCGGGGCTTGTCTCGTGGCTTCGTTGGTTCCGGCACACCGACAACGGGACGGTCGTGTTCGTCCGAGAAATGCTGGAGAGCGCCGCTGTCGTCCTCTTGATCGGTCTCGTGCTTTTTGCGATCAGTGGTGTATGGCCACCGATGGTCGCCGTCGAAAGTGGAAGCATGGAGCCACAGATGGAGCGTGGTGACCTCATCTTCATCATGGATCAGAGCCGTTTCGTTCCGGATGCCGCACAGGAAGGAACTGGTGTCGTCACGTACCAACAGGGTGCAAAAACCGGGTACAGCAGTTTCAATCAACCCGGGGACGTGATCATCTACCGACCCGATGGAAGCACGTACGAAACGCCCATCATCCATCGTGCGCGGTTCTGGGTCGATAAGGGGGAGAACTGGTACGGCAAGGCAAATCCGGAATATCTCGGTGGTGCCGACAACTGCGACGAACTCCCGAACTGTCCCGCCGAACACGCTGGATTCATCACCAAAGGGGACAACAACAACGCGTACGATCAAGTCGTCCGTATCAGCGAACCGGTCAGACCGAATTGGATTCGCGGCACAGCCGAAGTCAAAATCCCGTGGCTCGGCCACGTGCGCCTGTTCTTCTCCAGTACGGCACCCGCGGATATGCACGTGCAATATCAGCCGTCTCAGCCGGGAACTAACGGGACTCGCTACGCGCCGCCCGCCTGA
- a CDS encoding dihydrolipoamide acetyltransferase family protein: protein MVREFKLPDVGEGVAEGELVSWLVEEGDEVSEDQPVAEVETDKAIVEVPSPVNGSVRELRAEEGEVVPVGNVIITFNVEGEDDEESTTESAKSEEPTESQAEVSEEPEVSEETETPEGRVFAAPSARRLARELGVDIGAVDGTGPSGRVTEHDVRTAAESTTDEVEQETEAVESDDDLEIQPENGGSASAGPSPDTIEPADRERTLAAPATRRLADEQGINLNAVPAVEERDGQAFVTPEAVREYAEAQQHAQAADAAAVASGETGPREERIPYRGIRRTIGKQMQKSKFTAPHVTHHDSIDVTELVETRAELKEIAEERGIKLTYMPFVLKAIVAALKEYPYLNSALDEENEEIVVKNYYNIGIAVATDDGLMVPVLKDVDKKDMLQISSEMNELVEKARDRTISRDEMQGGTFTITNFGAIGGEYATPIINHPEVGILGLGELKKRPVVVDDEVEARYTLPISMSIDHRIIDGAVVASFANQLLEYLHNPRLLLLE from the coding sequence ATGGTACGCGAATTCAAACTCCCGGACGTTGGCGAAGGTGTCGCAGAAGGAGAACTCGTCAGTTGGCTGGTCGAAGAGGGCGACGAGGTCAGTGAGGACCAACCCGTCGCGGAAGTCGAAACCGACAAGGCAATCGTGGAGGTTCCCTCCCCGGTCAACGGGAGCGTCCGCGAACTTCGCGCGGAGGAGGGCGAAGTCGTCCCCGTCGGCAACGTCATCATCACATTCAACGTGGAAGGCGAGGATGACGAGGAATCGACGACCGAGAGTGCCAAGTCGGAAGAACCGACGGAATCACAAGCGGAAGTCAGCGAAGAGCCGGAAGTTTCGGAAGAGACCGAGACGCCCGAAGGACGCGTCTTCGCGGCTCCGAGCGCCCGCCGACTTGCGCGTGAACTCGGTGTAGACATCGGTGCTGTCGATGGGACCGGGCCGAGCGGTCGTGTGACAGAACACGATGTTCGCACAGCAGCGGAAAGCACGACGGACGAGGTCGAACAGGAAACGGAAGCGGTCGAGTCGGATGACGACCTCGAAATCCAGCCGGAAAACGGCGGTTCAGCCTCTGCTGGTCCGTCGCCGGACACGATCGAACCTGCTGACCGTGAGCGAACGCTCGCCGCACCCGCTACGAGACGGCTCGCTGACGAACAGGGTATCAACCTCAATGCTGTGCCTGCCGTCGAAGAGCGCGACGGACAGGCGTTCGTCACGCCGGAAGCCGTGCGGGAATATGCGGAAGCACAACAGCACGCACAGGCCGCGGACGCCGCCGCAGTCGCGTCAGGCGAAACCGGCCCGCGCGAGGAGCGGATTCCATACCGCGGCATTCGGCGAACCATCGGCAAACAGATGCAGAAGTCGAAGTTCACCGCGCCGCACGTTACCCACCACGATTCCATCGACGTGACGGAACTGGTGGAGACGCGCGCCGAACTCAAGGAAATCGCCGAGGAGCGCGGTATCAAGCTTACCTACATGCCGTTCGTGCTGAAGGCAATCGTGGCGGCACTGAAAGAGTACCCGTACCTCAACAGCGCGTTAGACGAGGAGAACGAGGAAATCGTCGTCAAGAACTATTACAACATCGGAATCGCGGTAGCGACCGACGATGGCCTGATGGTGCCCGTCTTGAAGGACGTGGACAAGAAGGACATGCTCCAGATCTCCTCGGAAATGAACGAACTGGTCGAGAAGGCCCGCGACCGCACCATCTCCCGTGACGAGATGCAGGGCGGCACGTTCACCATCACGAACTTCGGTGCCATCGGCGGCGAGTACGCGACGCCGATTATCAACCATCCGGAGGTCGGTATCCTCGGACTCGGCGAACTGAAAAAGCGTCCCGTCGTCGTGGACGACGAAGTCGAAGCGCGGTACACGCTTCCGATTTCGATGTCCATCGACCATCGTATCATCGACGGTGCAGTCGTGGCGTCGTTCGCCAACCAACTACTCGAATATCTGCACAACCCCCGACTGCTCCTGTTGGAGTAA
- a CDS encoding DNA-directed DNA polymerase II small subunit, giving the protein MPLETPARIVKELTSRGYNADREAVTLLASAPNPDSALIRAVESAPENALKLSVDHVREVLDTESSDGQNPSVSTGNETPKPSTMETAVPVETEGSVSRNEALQSVGIEGDVTGQSTGTGEYDDFVTVFRDRFQQLSGQLRGRVNARPTNAVASMPGGSDAAIVGMISDIRSTASGHWLVELEDTNGTFPCLIMKDKEFAGLVDELLLDETVAVEGTLSSDAGILFVDSLQFPDVPRTYKPSTADRHVQAALISDVHVGSQEFMADAWSRFTSWLHTEEAEHVEYLLIAGDMVEGVGIYPNQDEELDIIDIFEQYEKFSEYLKEVPGDMEIVMIPGNHDAVRLAEPQPGFDEELRDIMDVHDARITGNPSTVTIEGVSVLMYHGVSLDEVIAEMPEEKASYEEPHKAMYQLLKKRHVAPQYGGHTRVAPEEKDYLVIDEVPDIFHTGHVHKLGFGKYHNVLAMNSGCWQAQTDFQKSVNINPDSGFAPIVDLDTLDVTVRKFA; this is encoded by the coding sequence GTGCCATTAGAGACCCCGGCTCGAATCGTCAAAGAACTCACGAGCCGCGGGTACAACGCTGACCGAGAGGCGGTGACGCTTCTCGCAAGCGCACCGAACCCCGACAGTGCGCTCATCCGTGCAGTCGAATCCGCCCCCGAAAACGCGCTGAAACTCTCCGTCGATCACGTTAGGGAGGTTCTCGATACCGAATCATCCGATGGTCAAAACCCCTCTGTTTCGACTGGAAACGAAACGCCGAAACCATCCACAATGGAGACGGCTGTTCCAGTCGAAACGGAGGGGTCCGTATCACGAAACGAAGCGCTTCAGTCCGTCGGTATCGAGGGGGACGTAACCGGACAGAGTACGGGAACGGGCGAGTACGACGATTTCGTCACGGTGTTTCGCGACCGCTTCCAACAACTCTCTGGACAGCTTCGTGGTCGGGTGAACGCTCGTCCCACGAACGCAGTCGCGAGCATGCCTGGCGGCAGCGATGCCGCCATCGTCGGTATGATCAGTGACATTCGTTCGACGGCGAGCGGGCATTGGCTCGTCGAACTCGAGGATACGAACGGTACCTTTCCGTGTCTCATTATGAAGGACAAGGAGTTCGCTGGTCTCGTGGACGAACTCCTCTTGGACGAGACGGTTGCGGTCGAAGGGACGCTTTCGAGCGATGCTGGCATCCTGTTCGTCGATTCGCTCCAATTCCCGGATGTACCGCGAACCTACAAACCTTCGACTGCTGATCGCCATGTGCAGGCCGCGCTCATCAGCGACGTTCACGTCGGTAGCCAGGAGTTTATGGCTGACGCATGGTCGCGGTTTACCAGTTGGCTCCATACCGAGGAGGCAGAACATGTCGAATATCTCCTCATTGCAGGTGACATGGTCGAGGGCGTCGGTATCTATCCGAATCAGGACGAGGAACTCGACATTATCGACATCTTCGAGCAGTACGAAAAGTTCTCGGAGTATCTGAAGGAAGTACCCGGCGACATGGAGATCGTCATGATTCCGGGCAACCACGACGCAGTTCGACTCGCCGAACCCCAACCCGGATTCGACGAGGAACTACGCGACATTATGGACGTTCACGACGCCCGAATCACGGGCAACCCGTCCACAGTTACGATAGAGGGCGTTTCGGTGCTGATGTACCACGGCGTATCGCTGGACGAGGTCATCGCGGAGATGCCCGAGGAGAAAGCGAGCTACGAGGAGCCACACAAAGCGATGTACCAACTCCTCAAAAAGCGCCACGTTGCGCCACAGTACGGCGGCCATACCCGAGTTGCACCCGAAGAAAAGGATTATCTCGTCATCGACGAAGTGCCGGACATCTTCCACACGGGACACGTCCACAAACTCGGATTCGGCAAGTATCACAACGTTCTCGCGATGAACTCCGGCTGTTGGCAAGCACAGACCGATTTCCAGAAAAGCGTGAACATCAACCCTGACTCAGGGTTCGCACCGATCGTCGATTTGGATACGCTCGATGTGACGGTTCGGAAGTTCGCCTGA
- a CDS encoding S9 family peptidase, which translates to METIHANDYHNIAKVSDPQVAPDGERVAFVRSVPKDDEEYESTVYVVPLGGGEPTQFTIDEGVDSSPRWSPSGDRLAFVSTRGADDDRPQLWVLPTTGGEARRVTDVAGGVSQLAWSPDGRRIAFVQRSTEDDREEERDIALDGEEYEPETPDPRVIDRKVYRAGQRYFDGKRSHIYLATLEDESVIRLTDGDFDFSSPEWGDETTLYYGVKRKDDPDDNIIMDVALYDIDSGEEETIFQTSCWGASISATADGRIAYVYSPEENATLRQTEIKVFDRSTEETVTLTDTLDRTVSKPPQWDANEERVYFGTPDEGDYAIWRVPGDGSDDPQRVVADGHVTEFSVGSDAIAYAKSEWDHPGDVFVSTPGGAETRRLTRTNSEYLDDRAVSQPEELRFESDDGTEIQGWTLTPPDFEPDKQYPLVVEIHGGPHAMWSTSGTMWHEFQTLAAQGYVVFWCNPRGSTGYGEEHMAAIERGWGTVDYEDVMAGTDAIAKRDYVDTDDMFVTGGSYGGYLTSWIVGHTDRFKGAVTQRGVYELSSFYGSTDAFKLIEWDFDTTPWDEPEFLWDRSPMAYVQDVTTPTLVIHSDDDFRVPVNNAEMLYLLLKKNDVETRLVRYPREGHELSRSGEPGHVVDRLERIVRWFDGYSDYHDVPKALERGDDGLSAADVDDEDQETNGDE; encoded by the coding sequence ATGGAAACGATACATGCCAACGATTATCACAACATCGCCAAAGTGAGCGATCCTCAAGTGGCACCGGACGGCGAGCGCGTCGCCTTCGTTCGTTCCGTCCCGAAGGACGACGAGGAGTATGAATCGACGGTATACGTCGTTCCGCTCGGAGGCGGTGAACCGACCCAGTTCACTATCGACGAAGGCGTAGATAGCAGTCCACGATGGAGTCCCAGTGGTGACCGACTCGCCTTCGTGAGTACCCGTGGTGCCGACGACGACCGACCACAGCTCTGGGTACTACCGACCACAGGCGGCGAGGCCCGACGGGTTACGGACGTAGCAGGCGGCGTCTCACAACTCGCGTGGTCGCCAGATGGGAGACGAATCGCGTTCGTCCAACGGAGCACTGAAGACGACCGTGAGGAGGAACGCGATATCGCACTCGATGGTGAAGAGTACGAACCCGAAACGCCGGACCCCCGTGTTATCGACCGGAAGGTGTATCGGGCGGGCCAGCGCTATTTCGACGGTAAACGAAGCCACATCTATCTCGCGACCCTCGAAGACGAGTCGGTCATCCGACTTACCGACGGTGACTTCGACTTTTCGAGTCCCGAGTGGGGCGACGAAACGACGCTCTACTACGGCGTCAAGCGTAAGGATGACCCCGACGACAACATCATCATGGATGTCGCGCTCTACGACATCGACTCCGGCGAGGAAGAGACGATCTTCCAGACGAGTTGCTGGGGGGCATCTATTTCTGCAACGGCGGACGGTCGGATCGCCTACGTCTACAGCCCGGAGGAGAATGCGACACTCCGTCAGACAGAAATCAAGGTCTTCGACCGTTCGACCGAGGAGACGGTGACCCTCACTGACACCCTCGACAGGACGGTTTCGAAGCCGCCGCAGTGGGATGCAAACGAGGAGCGCGTTTACTTCGGCACACCTGACGAGGGAGACTACGCCATCTGGCGCGTTCCCGGTGACGGAAGCGACGACCCACAACGGGTCGTCGCCGATGGACACGTCACGGAGTTTTCCGTCGGTTCCGATGCCATCGCGTACGCAAAATCCGAGTGGGACCATCCGGGAGACGTGTTCGTCTCGACACCTGGCGGCGCCGAAACCCGTCGGCTTACACGCACCAACTCGGAGTATTTGGACGACAGGGCGGTTAGCCAACCGGAGGAACTTCGGTTCGAATCCGACGACGGCACGGAAATTCAAGGATGGACGCTGACACCACCTGACTTCGAACCGGACAAACAGTACCCGCTCGTGGTCGAAATTCACGGTGGGCCACACGCAATGTGGTCTACCAGCGGCACGATGTGGCACGAGTTCCAGACGCTTGCTGCACAGGGCTACGTCGTCTTTTGGTGCAATCCACGGGGCTCGACCGGGTACGGCGAGGAGCACATGGCCGCAATCGAGCGTGGATGGGGAACTGTCGATTACGAGGATGTGATGGCAGGTACCGACGCCATAGCAAAACGCGACTATGTGGATACGGACGACATGTTCGTCACCGGCGGCAGTTACGGTGGCTATCTCACGTCGTGGATCGTCGGTCACACCGACCGTTTCAAGGGTGCCGTCACGCAACGTGGCGTGTACGAACTCAGCAGTTTTTACGGTTCGACCGACGCGTTCAAACTCATCGAGTGGGACTTCGACACGACACCGTGGGACGAACCGGAGTTCCTCTGGGACCGTTCTCCCATGGCCTACGTGCAGGACGTGACGACCCCGACGCTCGTCATCCACAGCGACGACGATTTCCGCGTCCCGGTGAACAACGCCGAGATGCTTTACCTGCTGTTGAAGAAAAACGACGTGGAAACCCGTCTCGTACGGTATCCGCGTGAGGGTCACGAACTCTCTCGAAGCGGAGAACCGGGCCATGTCGTCGACCGACTGGAACGAATCGTTCGCTGGTTCGACGGCTACTCCGACTACCACGATGTGCCGAAAGCATTGGAACGCGGTGATGACGGACTCTCTGCGGCGGATGTGGACGACGAAGACCAGGAGACTAACGGAGACGAATAA